Proteins from a genomic interval of Meiothermus cerbereus DSM 11376:
- a CDS encoding 2-oxo acid dehydrogenase subunit E2 has translation MAELKLPDLGDNVSSAVVVGVLIKEGDSITAGQPVLELETDKAVMEAPASEGGTVSKVLVKPGDEVKSGQVIAVLGEAAEPAAENKPAPTPPPTPAPAPVSPQPSSTPAPQRSVAPLPSAPVGQRRLIPAAPSVRRLARELGINLLEVVGSGPAYRISENDLRRFALGEAPAAVAAQPPSAPAPTLPDFSRFGPVRREAMSGIRRATVRSMAQAWSTIPMVTQFDKADITEMEALRKRINPRAEKRGAKVTMTAILLKIAAAALKQFPKFNASIDTATNEVIYKEYIHIGVAVDTPTGLLVPVVRDVDKKGVIALAAELGEIAAKARDRKLTPEEMQGASFTISNLGGIGGTGFTPIVNWPEVAIMGVSRSSIEPLWNAEKATFEPRNVMPFSLSYDHRLIDGADAARFCRFVAEMLEDPFLLGFEG, from the coding sequence ATGGCAGAACTAAAACTACCCGATTTAGGCGACAATGTTTCCTCCGCTGTGGTGGTGGGGGTCTTGATCAAGGAAGGCGATAGCATTACGGCAGGGCAGCCGGTGCTGGAATTGGAAACCGATAAAGCGGTGATGGAGGCGCCAGCTTCCGAGGGGGGAACAGTTTCTAAGGTGCTGGTAAAGCCAGGCGACGAGGTGAAAAGCGGACAGGTAATTGCCGTGCTGGGTGAAGCGGCTGAACCGGCGGCAGAAAACAAGCCAGCGCCCACGCCCCCTCCAACGCCCGCCCCAGCGCCTGTTTCTCCACAGCCTTCCAGTACGCCGGCCCCCCAGCGCAGCGTGGCCCCCTTGCCCAGCGCGCCGGTAGGCCAGCGTAGGCTGATTCCGGCTGCCCCCAGCGTGCGCAGGCTGGCCAGGGAGCTGGGCATCAACCTTTTAGAGGTGGTGGGCAGTGGCCCGGCCTACCGCATCTCCGAAAACGACCTCAGGCGCTTTGCTTTGGGAGAAGCACCTGCAGCCGTAGCCGCTCAACCCCCCAGCGCGCCAGCGCCCACCCTGCCCGACTTCAGCAGGTTTGGGCCGGTGCGCCGCGAGGCCATGTCGGGCATTCGCCGGGCCACCGTGCGCAGCATGGCCCAGGCTTGGAGCACCATCCCGATGGTGACCCAGTTCGACAAGGCCGACATCACCGAGATGGAGGCGCTGCGTAAACGCATCAACCCCAGGGCCGAAAAGCGGGGAGCCAAGGTCACCATGACCGCCATCCTGCTCAAGATTGCCGCTGCGGCCCTCAAGCAGTTTCCCAAGTTCAACGCCTCGATAGATACCGCCACCAACGAAGTTATTTACAAGGAGTACATCCACATTGGCGTGGCCGTAGACACCCCCACCGGCTTGCTGGTGCCGGTGGTGCGCGACGTGGATAAGAAAGGGGTTATTGCACTGGCCGCAGAACTGGGTGAGATAGCGGCCAAAGCCCGCGACCGCAAGCTAACCCCGGAAGAAATGCAGGGGGCTTCCTTCACCATCTCCAACCTGGGCGGCATTGGCGGCACCGGCTTTACGCCCATTGTCAACTGGCCCGAAGTAGCCATTATGGGCGTCTCGCGTAGCAGCATTGAGCCTTTATGGAACGCCGAAAAAGCCACCTTCGAACCCAGAAACGTTATGCCCTTTTCGCTCTCCTACGACCACCGTCTGATTGACGGTGCCGATGCGGCCCGTTTCTGCCGGTTTGTGGCCGAGATGCTGGAAGACCCTTTCTTGCTGGGGTTTGAAGGCTAG